A genomic window from Populus alba chromosome 19, ASM523922v2, whole genome shotgun sequence includes:
- the LOC118052590 gene encoding aspartic proteinase nepenthesin-1 — MANMSSLSLVVALAIFAFVFSHAFSTSRRVLEHPKVQNGFRVKLKHVDSGKNLTKFERIQHGVKRGRHRLQRFKAMALVASSNSEIDAPVLPGNGEFLMKLAIGTPPETYSAIMDTGSDLIWTQCKPCTQCFDQPTPIFDPKKSSSFSKLSCSSKLCEALPQSTCSDGCEYLYGYGDYSSTQGILASETLTFGKVSVPKVAFGCGEDNEGSGFSQGSGLVGLGRGPLSLVSQLEEPKFSYCLTSVDDTKASTLLMGSLASVKASDSEIKTTPLIQNSAQPSFYYLSLEGISVGDTSLPIKKSTFSLQEDGSGGLIIDSGTTITYLEQSAFDLVAKEFTSQINLPVDNSGSTGLEVCFTLPSGSTDIEVPKLVFHFDGADLELPAENYMIADASMGVACLAMGSSSGMSIFGNIQQQNMLVLHDLEKETLSFLPTQCDEL, encoded by the coding sequence ATGGCTAATATGTCTTCTTTGTCTTTAGTCGTAGCACTGGCAATTTTCgcctttgttttttctcatgCATTTTCTACTTCACGGCGAGTTTTAGAGCATCCAAAGGTGCAAAATGGCTTCCGAGTGAAGCTCAAACATGTTGATTCGGGTAAGAACTTAACGAAATTCGAGCGTATTCAACACGGGGTTAAGCGTGGAAGACACAGGTTGCAAAGATTCAAAGCAATGGCACTGGTAGCATCTTCTAATTCTGAGATTGACGCTCCGGTTCTTCCAGGGAATGGTGAGTTCTTGATGAAGCTAGCTATTGGCACGCCACCGGAGACTTATTCTGCAATAATGGACACAGGTAGCGATTTGATATGGACTCAGTGCAAGCCTTGCACACAGTGTTTTGATCAACCCACTCCTATTTTCGATCCAAAAAAGTCCTCTTCTTTCTCCAAGCTATCATGTTCTAGCAAATTATGTGAAGCATTACCCCAGTCCACTTGCAGCGATGGCTGCGAATATCTGTATGGTTATGGCGATTATTCTTCAACGCAAGGAATTCTGGCAAGCGAAACTCTCACGTTCGGCAAGGTTTCAGTTCCTAAAGTTGCATTCGGTTGCGGAGAAGATAACGAGGGAAGTGGATTCAGCCAGGGTTCTGGCCTCGTGGGGCTTGGCCGTGGACCCTTGTCATTGGTTTCTCAACTCGAGGAGCCCAAGTTCTCATATTGCTTAACCTCTGTTGATGACACAAAAGCCAGCACCCTATTGATGGGATCTCTAGCAAGTGTGAAAGCATCAGACAGTGAAATCAAGACCACACCTTTAATCCAGAACTCAGCACAGCCATCATTTTACTATCTTTCCCTTGAAGGAATATCAGTGGGTGACACTAGCTTGCCTATCAAGAAATCCACCTTTTCACTCCAAGAAGATGGAAGTGGTGGCCTTATTATTGACTCCGGCACTACAATAACCTATTTAGAACAAAGTGCTTTTGATTTGGTAGCCAAAGAGTTCACCTCTCAGATTAATCTCCCGGTGGACAACTCCGGCTCGACGGGGCTCGAAGTTTGCTTCACACTGCCGTCGGGCTCGACCGATATAGAGGTGCCCAAGTTGGTATTCCACTTTGATGGAGCAGACTTGGAATTGCCAGCCGAAAACTATATGATTGCTGACGCAAGCATGGGAGTAGCTTGCTTGGCCATGGGAAGCTCAAGTGGCATGTCCATTTTCGGCAATATTCAGCAACAGAACATGTTAGTGCTCCATGATCTTGAGAAGGAAACCTTGTCATTCCTTCCAACACAGTGTGATGAACTATGA